A region of Malaciobacter marinus DNA encodes the following proteins:
- the mog gene encoding molybdopterin adenylyltransferase codes for MSNTAKIGIITASDRASKGIYEDISGKAIVDTMNDYLTSSWEPVYRCIEDDQKTIEDTLKELVDKEDCCLVVTTGGTGPAKRDVTPEATEAVCDRMMPGFGELMRAESLKFVPTAILSRQTAGLRGSSLIVNLPGKPKSIRECLDAVFPAIPYCIDLMEGPYLECNEEVIKPFRPKKK; via the coding sequence ATGAGCAACACAGCAAAGATAGGAATAATTACAGCAAGTGATAGAGCAAGTAAGGGAATATATGAAGATATTAGTGGAAAAGCTATAGTTGATACTATGAATGATTATCTTACTTCTTCTTGGGAACCTGTATATAGATGTATAGAAGATGACCAAAAAACTATTGAAGATACTTTAAAAGAGTTAGTAGATAAAGAAGATTGTTGTTTAGTTGTTACAACAGGGGGAACAGGGCCTGCAAAAAGAGATGTAACTCCAGAAGCAACAGAAGCAGTTTGTGATAGAATGATGCCAGGATTTGGTGAATTAATGCGTGCTGAGTCATTGAAGTTTGTTCCAACTGCAATTCTTTCAAGACAAACAGCAGGACTTAGAGGAAGCTCACTTATTGTAAATTTACCTGGAAAACCAAAATCAATTAGAGAGTGTTTAGATGCAGTTTTTCCTGCAATTCCATATTGTATTGATTTAATGGAAGGGCCATATTTAGAATGTAATGAAGAGGTAATTAAACCTTTTAGACCAAAGAAAAAATAG
- a CDS encoding SLC13 family permease: MKRLLTALILSIAMFLIASIAFSTQHSILLAIIVLLVVLWTNEGLPIGVVSLLPILLFPSFDIMSTSATTANYSKSIIFLFLGGFMVAIATQKTNLHKYLSNKLLTIFPNTPRGIIFSLAITSAFLSSLISNTTTALLLIPIAMFLTNDTKLKVRLVLAIAYGASIGGIVTPIGTPPNLILLGFMDQHSIEAIPFIKWILLTAPLAFLMLTLIPFFLSLGVQHLKFDTHLEDREHLTTDQRRLMYFLGSLILLLFVNSKIEPFYSGLGLNEKGILLGYGLLMFMPKIGFLTWEDTKKIPYEIIFLFGAGFSIAAAFASTGLANEIAHYLLDLINLPVIFLIILVAALITFTTEVTSNTALISIALPIIYSLGQVADVNMTLILFVSTICASYAFMLPIATPPNAIAMSSGAVKVKDMAKFGLLFNILGILCITAIALLYWQFYL; the protein is encoded by the coding sequence TTGAAACGACTACTTACTGCATTGATTTTATCAATTGCTATGTTTTTAATAGCAAGCATAGCTTTTAGTACTCAACACTCAATTTTATTAGCAATAATAGTTTTACTTGTAGTACTATGGACAAATGAGGGATTACCAATTGGGGTAGTGTCACTTTTGCCTATTCTTTTATTTCCCTCATTTGATATTATGAGTACAAGTGCTACTACTGCAAATTACTCAAAATCAATTATTTTCTTATTTCTTGGTGGTTTTATGGTTGCAATTGCAACTCAAAAAACTAATTTACATAAATATTTATCAAATAAATTATTGACCATATTTCCTAATACCCCAAGAGGAATAATTTTTTCATTAGCGATTACTTCTGCTTTTTTAAGTTCACTTATTTCAAATACTACAACTGCTTTGCTTTTAATACCTATTGCAATGTTTTTGACTAATGATACAAAATTAAAAGTAAGACTTGTACTTGCTATTGCTTATGGGGCTAGTATTGGTGGAATTGTAACACCTATTGGGACACCTCCAAACTTGATTTTATTAGGTTTTATGGATCAACACTCAATTGAGGCTATTCCTTTTATAAAATGGATTTTATTAACTGCTCCATTGGCCTTTTTAATGTTAACTTTAATTCCTTTTTTCTTATCACTTGGAGTTCAACATCTAAAATTTGATACACATTTGGAAGATAGGGAACATTTGACAACTGATCAAAGAAGGCTTATGTATTTTCTTGGTAGTTTAATTCTTTTACTTTTTGTAAATTCAAAAATCGAACCTTTTTATTCTGGTTTAGGTTTAAATGAAAAAGGTATTTTACTTGGATATGGTTTATTGATGTTTATGCCTAAAATTGGATTTTTAACTTGGGAAGATACAAAGAAAATTCCATATGAAATTATTTTCTTATTTGGTGCAGGTTTTTCTATTGCAGCAGCATTTGCATCAACAGGTTTAGCAAATGAAATTGCACACTATTTACTTGACTTGATAAATCTTCCTGTTATTTTTCTTATAATATTAGTTGCTGCATTAATAACATTTACAACAGAAGTTACATCAAATACTGCATTGATTTCAATTGCTTTACCAATTATTTATTCTCTTGGTCAAGTAGCAGATGTTAATATGACTCTTATTTTATTTGTATCAACTATTTGTGCTTCATATGCCTTTATGCTTCCTATTGCTACTCCTCCAAATGCCATTGCTATGAGTAGTGGTGCTGTTAAAGTTAAAGACATGGCAAAATTTGGATTACTATTTAATATTTTAGGAATTCTTTGCATTACAGCAATCGCTTTATTATATTGGCAGTTTTATTTATAA
- a CDS encoding endonuclease MutS2, with the protein MKDIIKKLDLTEYIESFQELFSRKKSIILEGDINLHFKLIEELSKFDINAPKEVANLDKSLIYIQKQGVLKLNDIYEFTKIIRYFLYLKRFNFEGKLKEWIDKIIIPSDILKLDDYFDSKGNLKEGVDEDYDNIQNAIYKNKDLIRQSLYKVINSSKLRPYLVDSQVHLVNDQEAILVRGGFNHVIKATVVHRSNSGFFYVVPHNISELKQRRSDLINKQEEVLLKFCKQISSMFEKHLMFLKFINKEFDRVDHYQARIFFAKANDRNFLLPSKNNSCKLVDFRHPALHGAKPITIDFTKSVIMITGVNAGGKTMMLKSILSAVLLSKYLLPYNAHKSSQIGSFKNILAVLDDPQSVKNDISTFAGRMVEFSTLFSKKNAIVGVDEIELGTDSDEAASLFKVIIEELIKKDIKIIITTHHKRLAALLASNDKVELVAALYDEKNQRPTYEFLQGTIGKSYAFETASRYGIPHNIIKLAKKVYGEDKDKLNELIERSSDLEREYKQKIEKLDKELEDTQRIKKGLKEQKENLDELVYSEKSKLHKEYKDAREEAKKAIKAKISKEGHRHLNVAHTKASNIKTQKITEVEELKIGDRVKYRTSKGVLVSIKGQQAFIENDSGMKMKVPLKDLSRSGNMPKPTIKPKTTLTVAKPDSGDVKLDLHGQRVDEALENLDKFLSDALIAGFDEVLVYHGIGTGKLAAATKKYLDKHPKIRSYEDAHPSSGGFGAKVIKL; encoded by the coding sequence ATGAAAGATATAATAAAAAAACTAGACTTAACAGAGTATATAGAATCCTTCCAAGAGCTTTTTTCAAGAAAAAAATCAATTATACTTGAAGGTGATATAAATTTACATTTTAAACTAATAGAAGAACTTTCAAAGTTTGATATAAATGCACCAAAAGAGGTTGCAAACTTAGATAAATCCTTAATTTATATACAAAAACAAGGTGTTTTAAAACTTAATGATATCTATGAATTTACTAAAATAATTAGATACTTTTTATATTTAAAAAGATTTAATTTTGAGGGAAAATTAAAAGAGTGGATAGATAAAATTATCATTCCAAGTGATATTTTAAAGTTAGATGATTATTTTGATTCAAAAGGTAATTTAAAAGAGGGTGTTGATGAAGATTATGACAATATCCAAAATGCTATTTATAAAAATAAAGATTTAATTAGACAATCTTTATACAAAGTAATAAATTCATCAAAATTAAGACCATATTTAGTTGATTCACAAGTACATTTAGTAAATGACCAAGAAGCTATTTTAGTAAGAGGTGGATTTAATCATGTAATAAAAGCAACAGTTGTACATAGATCAAATTCTGGATTTTTTTATGTGGTTCCTCACAATATTAGTGAATTAAAACAAAGAAGAAGTGATCTTATAAATAAACAAGAAGAGGTTCTATTGAAATTTTGTAAACAAATCTCTTCAATGTTTGAAAAACATTTGATGTTTTTAAAGTTTATAAATAAAGAGTTTGATAGAGTTGATCACTACCAAGCAAGAATATTTTTTGCAAAAGCAAATGATAGAAACTTTTTATTACCAAGTAAAAATAACAGTTGTAAACTAGTAGACTTTAGACATCCAGCACTTCATGGTGCAAAACCTATTACTATTGATTTTACAAAATCAGTTATTATGATTACTGGGGTAAATGCTGGTGGTAAAACTATGATGTTAAAATCTATTTTATCTGCTGTTTTATTGTCTAAATATTTACTTCCATATAATGCACATAAGTCTTCACAAATTGGAAGTTTTAAAAATATATTAGCAGTATTAGATGATCCTCAAAGTGTAAAAAATGATATTTCAACTTTTGCAGGAAGAATGGTTGAGTTCTCAACTCTTTTTTCAAAGAAAAATGCAATTGTTGGTGTAGATGAGATAGAGCTTGGAACTGATTCAGATGAAGCTGCTAGTTTATTTAAAGTAATAATTGAAGAACTTATAAAAAAAGATATAAAGATTATTATTACTACACATCATAAAAGATTGGCAGCATTACTTGCTTCAAATGATAAGGTAGAATTAGTAGCAGCCCTTTATGATGAAAAAAATCAAAGACCAACTTATGAGTTTTTACAAGGTACAATAGGTAAATCTTATGCTTTTGAAACTGCAAGTAGGTATGGAATTCCTCACAATATAATTAAACTTGCAAAAAAGGTTTATGGTGAAGATAAGGATAAGTTAAATGAACTTATTGAAAGAAGTAGTGACCTTGAAAGAGAATATAAACAAAAAATTGAAAAATTAGATAAAGAATTAGAAGATACTCAAAGAATTAAAAAAGGTTTAAAAGAACAAAAAGAAAATCTTGATGAGTTAGTTTATTCTGAAAAATCTAAACTTCATAAAGAGTATAAAGATGCAAGAGAAGAAGCAAAAAAAGCTATAAAAGCAAAAATTTCAAAAGAGGGACATAGACACTTAAATGTTGCTCATACAAAAGCCTCTAATATTAAAACTCAAAAAATAACAGAAGTAGAAGAGTTAAAAATTGGAGATAGAGTTAAATATAGAACTTCAAAGGGTGTTCTTGTCTCAATCAAAGGACAACAAGCTTTCATTGAAAATGACTCAGGAATGAAAATGAAAGTTCCCCTTAAAGATTTATCAAGAAGTGGAAATATGCCAAAACCTACTATAAAACCAAAAACAACTCTTACAGTTGCAAAACCTGATAGTGGAGATGTGAAGTTAGATTTGCATGGACAAAGAGTAGATGAAGCTTTAGAAAATTTAGATAAGTTTTTATCTGATGCTTTAATTGCAGGTTTTGATGAAGTATTAGTTTATCATGGAATTGGTACAGGAAAATTAGCAGCAGCAACAAAAAAATATCTTGATAAACATCCTAAAATTAGAAGCTATGAAGATGCACATCCAAGTAGTGGCGGATTTGGAGCAAAAGTAATAAAACTATAA
- a CDS encoding mechanosensitive ion channel family protein, with the protein MQQEIESIQKVYDLLIEFFMNYSFQILGAIIILILGFFIGKKLSLAIEKLCHKNNLDVTLTKFIVNIVKFSIIIGAVIIAVGKLGITLTPFIAGIGAASLGAGLALQGTLSNYGAGLSIIITRPFIVGNTITVQDVFGIVEEIKLGHTILLTEDGEKITVPNKYIIGEVIVNSFDFRIVESTIGVAYDSDIKKANSLILEVFDEFKEYISSSAKPQVGIKEFADSSVNIEYRYWAKTDSYFEIQYKVNLAIFETLKKNSIQIPYPIRDVYIHNS; encoded by the coding sequence ATGCAACAAGAAATTGAGTCAATTCAAAAGGTTTATGATCTTTTAATAGAGTTTTTTATGAATTATAGTTTCCAAATTCTTGGAGCTATAATAATACTTATTTTGGGATTTTTTATTGGTAAAAAGCTTTCTTTAGCAATAGAGAAACTTTGTCATAAAAATAACCTAGATGTTACTCTTACAAAGTTTATTGTAAATATTGTAAAATTTAGTATTATAATTGGAGCAGTAATTATTGCTGTTGGAAAACTAGGTATTACTTTAACTCCATTTATTGCTGGTATTGGTGCTGCTTCTCTTGGTGCAGGACTAGCATTACAAGGAACTTTATCAAATTATGGTGCAGGGCTTTCTATTATAATTACAAGACCTTTTATTGTAGGTAATACAATAACAGTTCAAGATGTATTTGGAATAGTAGAAGAGATAAAACTTGGACATACTATTTTACTTACAGAAGATGGAGAAAAAATAACTGTTCCAAATAAGTATATTATTGGTGAAGTGATTGTCAACTCTTTTGATTTTAGAATAGTTGAATCAACAATTGGTGTTGCTTATGACAGTGATATTAAAAAAGCAAATTCTTTGATATTGGAAGTATTTGATGAGTTTAAAGAGTATATTTCAAGTAGTGCTAAACCTCAAGTTGGTATCAAAGAATTTGCTGATTCATCTGTGAATATAGAGTATAGATATTGGGCTAAAACAGATAGTTATTTTGAAATACAATATAAAGTAAATTTAGCAATTTTTGAAACCTTAAAGAAAAATAGTATTCAAATACCTTATCCTATAAGAGATGTATATATTCATAACAGTTAA
- a CDS encoding DUF748 domain-containing protein, producing MKNNKFIKILIAVFALYSLLGFFVLPYFLKPKLQEVINQNITKQAFIQDLKFNPFTFETNLIGFEIKDKKNTLLSFDEFYIDFSLFKSIDKRHIRFEKVLLKNALVNIVENKDQTINLAKILKETKTNNNQEKEQSKENLINFLIRKAVIENAAINFEKKSDIEPFSITLSELNYTFYDLGNFKNILASQTLTTKINKDTLLTIKGGFQIEPLSMHANVKLKGLKPSELIVYKKSMLNFDISDKTSLDLNFGYQLSFKDKFDLSIQDLNLNIKDFELIQEKNSLISFKNFTINSLFLDYLKQEINIDSINLDKLKTNIISSKDEVINLTTLINQDNSKQENKKTQEKQNPWNIDLRSANISNTNINYEDLKTTNKLNLENLALTFEKFKLKNNNIFLKTASLKEPKVNFENKKEKLGININNLNLHIKNLSKEKEKIQIDTINLDKKSLFLSDKLKNQIITKNIDLSIKNFNFNNKTLSIEKSILKNPYISIILPKKDKAKEVKKVVAKNSKNVETKNSLNMQIGPFNIKNASLNFEDKNLPIPFKTLVSKLNGKFSEFSTTSSKPTELKLEGKVDKYGYTKITGLVNHQNIKELTDVNLLFKNIAIKNFTPYSGKFIGKEIETGKLNLDLKYNIKKSNLDAKNSIIISDIKFGDEVKSEDAVSLPLDLAIALLEDADGIIDLDIPISGNVDDPKFAIAPIVWKAFTNLIVKAVSAPFSFLASLLGIEADEIKSIDFHFADAKILPSEKEALDNIAKIMNKRPNIAIKINPSFTQEDINKLKELKAEENIEKTMKEFKKGDKYQLAIEKIYLSYKNSKKLVELKKEFIIKEKKKEIFQKDAYLNYIKNIIISKQVISDDTLFNLTKLRIENINKYLIDKKQIKQNRVIIKKTDKTNTNKSFTSFDLQVDVAK from the coding sequence ATGAAAAACAATAAATTTATAAAAATATTAATAGCAGTATTTGCTTTATACTCTTTACTTGGTTTTTTTGTGTTACCTTACTTTTTAAAGCCAAAACTTCAAGAAGTTATTAACCAAAACATCACAAAACAGGCTTTTATTCAAGATTTAAAATTTAACCCTTTTACTTTTGAAACTAATTTAATAGGCTTTGAGATAAAAGACAAAAAGAACACTCTTTTATCATTTGATGAATTTTATATTGATTTTTCTTTATTTAAATCTATTGATAAAAGACATATTAGATTTGAAAAAGTTTTACTTAAAAATGCTTTAGTAAATATAGTAGAAAACAAAGATCAAACTATAAATCTTGCAAAAATTTTAAAAGAAACAAAAACAAATAATAATCAAGAAAAAGAACAATCAAAAGAGAATTTGATAAATTTTTTAATCCGTAAAGCAGTTATTGAAAACGCAGCAATAAACTTTGAAAAGAAAAGTGATATTGAGCCATTTTCAATCACACTAAGTGAATTAAATTATACTTTTTATGATTTAGGAAATTTCAAAAATATCCTTGCTTCTCAAACACTAACAACAAAAATCAACAAAGATACTTTACTTACAATAAAAGGTGGATTTCAAATTGAGCCTTTATCTATGCATGCAAATGTGAAGTTAAAAGGGTTAAAACCATCTGAACTAATTGTATACAAAAAAAGTATGCTAAATTTTGATATATCAGATAAAACATCACTTGATTTAAATTTTGGTTATCAACTAAGCTTTAAAGATAAATTTGATTTATCAATACAAGATTTAAACTTAAATATTAAAGATTTTGAATTAATTCAAGAAAAAAACTCTTTAATTAGTTTTAAAAATTTTACTATAAATAGTCTATTCTTAGACTATTTAAAGCAAGAAATCAATATTGATAGCATAAATTTAGATAAATTAAAAACAAACATCATAAGTTCTAAAGATGAAGTTATAAATCTAACAACATTGATAAATCAAGATAATTCAAAACAAGAAAACAAAAAAACACAAGAAAAACAAAATCCATGGAATATAGACCTAAGAAGTGCAAATATTTCAAATACAAATATTAATTATGAAGATTTAAAAACGACAAATAAACTAAACTTAGAAAATCTAGCTTTAACTTTTGAAAAGTTTAAACTTAAAAATAATAATATCTTTTTAAAAACAGCATCACTAAAAGAGCCAAAAGTAAATTTTGAAAATAAAAAAGAAAAATTAGGTATTAATATAAACAATCTAAATCTTCACATAAAAAACTTATCAAAAGAGAAAGAAAAAATTCAAATTGATACAATAAACTTAGATAAAAAATCACTATTTTTAAGTGATAAATTAAAAAATCAAATAATTACAAAAAATATTGATTTAAGTATAAAAAATTTCAACTTCAATAATAAAACACTAAGTATTGAAAAAAGTATTTTAAAAAATCCTTATATTAGTATAATCCTACCAAAAAAAGATAAAGCAAAAGAAGTAAAAAAAGTAGTTGCTAAAAATAGTAAAAATGTGGAAACTAAAAATAGTTTAAATATGCAAATTGGTCCTTTTAATATAAAAAATGCATCATTGAATTTTGAAGATAAAAACTTACCAATTCCTTTTAAAACTTTAGTCTCAAAATTAAATGGTAAGTTTTCAGAATTTAGTACTACAAGTTCAAAGCCAACAGAACTTAAGCTTGAGGGTAAAGTTGACAAGTATGGATATACAAAGATTACAGGGCTTGTAAACCATCAAAATATAAAAGAACTTACGGATGTAAATTTACTATTTAAAAATATAGCTATTAAAAACTTTACTCCTTATTCTGGAAAATTTATAGGAAAAGAGATTGAAACTGGTAAATTAAATCTTGATTTAAAATACAATATCAAAAAATCAAACCTTGATGCAAAAAATAGCATTATTATTAGTGATATAAAATTTGGTGATGAAGTAAAAAGTGAAGATGCAGTATCATTACCTTTAGACTTAGCCATAGCATTACTTGAGGATGCTGATGGAATAATTGATTTGGATATTCCAATATCTGGAAATGTAGATGATCCAAAGTTTGCAATTGCTCCAATTGTATGGAAAGCGTTTACAAATCTAATAGTAAAAGCAGTTAGCGCTCCATTTAGTTTTTTGGCTTCATTGTTAGGAATTGAAGCAGATGAAATAAAATCAATAGATTTTCATTTTGCAGATGCAAAAATACTTCCATCAGAAAAAGAAGCTTTAGATAATATTGCAAAAATTATGAACAAAAGACCCAATATAGCAATTAAGATAAATCCTAGTTTTACACAAGAAGATATCAATAAACTAAAAGAATTAAAAGCCGAAGAAAATATAGAAAAAACAATGAAAGAGTTTAAAAAAGGAGATAAATATCAACTTGCAATTGAAAAAATATATCTTTCATATAAAAATAGCAAAAAATTAGTAGAGTTAAAAAAAGAGTTTATAATAAAAGAGAAGAAAAAAGAGATTTTTCAAAAAGATGCATATTTAAACTATATAAAAAATATTATCATATCAAAACAAGTTATTTCAGATGATACACTTTTTAATTTAACAAAATTAAGAATAGAGAATATTAATAAGTACCTAATAGATAAAAAACAGATAAAACAAAATAGAGTTATTATTAAAAAAACAGATAAAACAAATACAAACAAAAGCTTTACAAGCTTCGATTTACAAGTAGATGTAGCAAAATAA